The Bartonella grahamii subsp. shimonis region ATAAACTTGTGCTGCTTCATGATAGCGTTTTTGTCCCAACAAAGATTCAGCCAACCAAAATAAAGCATCATCACTCAAAGAATCCTTCTTGTAACGATTTCGAAAAGCGCAAAAGCTTTTTTCAGCATCAACATAGTTGGCAGAACGAATAAAATCATACCCTTCCTTATACAAAGCTTTAGAAGAAGAAAGATTGTCACTCTGATGCACTTCAATTGGAGCACTTACTTCATGCGCTTTACTGTTTTCATGATCATGGCTCTCCACCTCAGCTTCTACAGCAGCAACCTTTGTCTGATCACCTGTACTATACACCTGCTCCATCTCTTCTTTTACAGTCTGAGATTTTTCATCCACAGCGGACTTTTCAAAGGAGCAAGAATAAACAGAAAGGTCTTTTTTATCAAAAAGCCCGTGAAACTGCTTGTTAACATTTTTCAGATTGTTATGCTCAAGCACCATTCGTATCTTATGCAAAAGCTTATCTAAATCATAATCTTTAAATAAAGCCTGTTGATTCTCTAAAATAATCCCTTGGTGCTCTGCAACACGAGAGGCTTTTTCTACCGCGCTAGATGCTGCTTTATCTGCTGCTTCAGGTGCGCTCTTCACAGCATCAGACGCCTTATCAACTGCATCAGTGGCTTTTTCCACCGCGCTAGATGCTGCTTTATCGGCTGCTTCTGGTGCGCTCTTCACAGCATCAGCCGCCTTATCAACTGCATCAGTGGCTTTTTCCTCCACGCTAGATGCTGCTTTATCGGCCGCTTCAGGTGCGCTCTTCACAGCATCAGCCGCCTTATCAACTGCATCAGTGGCTTTTTCCTCCACGCTAGATGCTGCTTTATCGGCTGCTTCAGGTGCGCTCTTCACAGCATCAGCCGCCTTATCAACTGCATCAGTGGCTTTTTCCACCGCGCTAGATGCTGCTTTATCGGCCGCTTCAGGTGCGCTCTTCACAGCATCAACAGCCTTATCAACTGCATCAGTGGCTTTTTCCTCCACGCTAGATGCTGCTTTATCGGCTGCTTCAGGTGCGCTCTTTACAGCATCAACAGCCTTATCAACTGCATCAGTGGCTTTTTCCTCCACGCTAGATGCTGCTTTATCGGCCGCTTCAGGTGCGCTCTTCACAGCATCAACAGCCTTATCAACTGCATCAGTGGCTTTTTCCTCCACGCTAGATGCTGCTTTATCGGCTGCTTCAGGTGCGCTCTTCACAGCATCAACAGCCTTATCAACTGCATCAGTGACTTTTTCCTCCACGCTAGATGCTGCTTTATCAGCTGCTTCAGGTGCGCTCTTCACGGCATCAGACGCCTTATCAATTGCATCAGTGGCTTTTTCCACCGCGCTAGATGCTGCTTTATCAGCTGCTTCAGGTGCGCTCTTCACAGCATCAACAGCCTTATCAATTGCATCAGTAGCTTTTTCCTCCACGCTAGATGCTGCTTTATCAGCTGCTTCAGGTGCGCTCTTCACTGCATCAGACGCCTTATCAGCTGCTTCAGGTACGCTCTTCACAGCATCAACAGCC contains the following coding sequences:
- a CDS encoding tol-pal system protein; translated protein: MYRKINWKTLLYMAVFIAYSTSLVQSAARKASEYPAHDTDKVDAVDDAVDKAVDAVKSAPEAADKAASSVEEKATDAIDKAADAVKKAPEAADKAASSVEEKATDAVDKAVDAVKSAPEAADKAASSAVEKATDAVDKAVDAVKSAPEAADKAASSVEEKATDAIDKAVDAVKSVPEAADKASDAVKSAPEAADKAASSVEEKATDAIDKAVDAVKSAPEAADKAASSAVEKATDAIDKASDAVKSAPEAADKAASSVEEKVTDAVDKAVDAVKSAPEAADKAASSVEEKATDAVDKAVDAVKSAPEAADKAASSVEEKATDAVDKAVDAVKSAPEAADKAASSVEEKATDAVDKAVDAVKSAPEAADKAASSAVEKATDAVDKAADAVKSAPEAADKAASSVEEKATDAVDKAADAVKSAPEAADKAASSVEEKATDAVDKAADAVKSAPEAADKAASSAVEKATDAVDKASDAVKSAPEAADKAASSAVEKASRVAEHQGIILENQQALFKDYDLDKLLHKIRMVLEHNNLKNVNKQFHGLFDKKDLSVYSCSFEKSAVDEKSQTVKEEMEQVYSTGDQTKVAAVEAEVESHDHENSKAHEVSAPIEVHQSDNLSSSKALYKEGYDFIRSANYVDAEKSFCAFRNRYKKDSLSDDALFWLAESLLGQKRYHEAAQVYLTAWYADKKKLYTSEILLKLARSMVALEPNKDDCAHFVRKSKHQKTLESIFCKSAK